GGTGTCCGTGTGGCCGTCGGTGTCGCCGCTGAGCGAGAACCACCCTGTGATGGAGCAGCGCGGGTACTTCATCGGCACCCAGTACGGCCCGATGGCGCACGCCGACTGGCCGGACAAGGAGGTCGCCTCGACGGTTCAGGTGGCCTTCTACGACGCGACGAACCCGGAGGCCCGGGAGTTCGTGTGGTCGCGGGTGAAGGAGAACTATCTGGAGCCGTACGGCATCAAGGCGTTCTGGCTGGACGCATGCGAGCCGGAGATCAAGCCGGGCTTCCAGGAGAACCTGCGCTACTGGGCGGGGCCCGGTCTGGAGGTCGGCAACATCTACCCGGCCGAGAGCGCGCGCACCTTCTACGAGGGGCTGCGGGCGGCCGGTGAGGAGGAGATCGTCTCCCTCAACCGTTCGGCGTGGGCGGGCAGTCAGCGGTGGGGGGCCGCGCTGTGGTCCGGTGACATCGGGACCGACTTCCCGACCCTGCGGCGGCAGATCGCGGCGGGGCTCAACACGGCGTTGTCCGGCATCCCGTGGTGGAACACGGACATCGGCGGCTTCCACGGGGGCGACCCCGACGATCCGGCGTACCGCGAGGTGATGGTCCGCTGGTTCCAGTTCGGGGCGTTCTCCCCGCTGATGCGGCTGCACGGGTTCCGTGAGCCCGGGATGCCGCTCGGGCCGGCCATGACCGGCGGGCCCAACGAGGTCTGGTCGTACGGGGAGGAGGCCGGGGCGATCCTGGAGGCGTACCTGCGGCTGCGGGAGCGGCTGAAGCCGTATGTGCTGCGGGTGATGCGGGAGGCCCATGAGGAGGGGCTGCCGGTGATGCGGCCGCTGTTCCTGGAGTTCCCCGAGGACGAGCGGACGTGGTCCGTGGACGACGCGTATCTGTTCGGGCGCGATGTGCTGGTGGCGCCGGTGCTGGAGGCGGGGGCGCGGAGCTGGACGGTCTACCTTCCGGCGGGGGCGCGGTGGGCCGACGCGTGGAGCGGGGAGACGTACGAGGGGGGTCGGTCGGTGACCGTCGATGCTCCTCTGGAGCGGATTCCCGTTTTCCTGCGGGACGGGGCTACCTTGCCGATCGCCGAGTAAACACCCGCAGTCCGGGGAGACCACCTCCCGGAGACAGCGCCTCGGCGACCCGGTCTACGCTGTTCCGCCACGGCCATCCCATGATCCTCAGGGGGTGTGCGCGACCTCTGAGTGAGTGGAGATGACAGGGGATGAACAGCCGTACGGGAGACTCTCGCGCAGTACGCGGGGGACGGCCTGGTCGTGGGAGAGGGCCCGCGCGCAGACCGGTTCATCGGACGCGGACGACGATACGTACCACCGGTGGATACGGCGGCTCCGGCGGACACGGGGGCTACGGGGAGGCGCCGAGGGCGGTGGCGGCGCCGTCCGAGCCGGTCGCCCCCCGTGGTTTCCTGCCGGGACCCGCGCGGCACATC
The DNA window shown above is from Streptomyces akebiae and carries:
- a CDS encoding glycoside hydrolase family 31 protein, yielding MNQPAENQTPTGAVSLAQSSPTVGTFRERDGALEWSGRQETLRIEPWGPDAVRVRARLGGPVLDGLPGALLDEAEYTESSVKIEDGLGRLVVGALTVEVNAEGLIRYSRTADGSELLSEARAHFWWPGSRLYTAVGNGHHRLEQRFAAYDDEKLYGLGQHQHGRLDQKGLVLDLVQRNAEVGIPVLTSSRGYTLLWNNPAIGRVELAGNGTRWVADSARQIDYWITAGDPADAQRRYSAATGRTPMLPEWAAGFWQCKLRYRTQDELLAVAREYKRRGLPIDVIVCDFFHWTHLGEWKFDPAEWPDPAAMVRELDELGIKLVVSVWPSVSPLSENHPVMEQRGYFIGTQYGPMAHADWPDKEVASTVQVAFYDATNPEAREFVWSRVKENYLEPYGIKAFWLDACEPEIKPGFQENLRYWAGPGLEVGNIYPAESARTFYEGLRAAGEEEIVSLNRSAWAGSQRWGAALWSGDIGTDFPTLRRQIAAGLNTALSGIPWWNTDIGGFHGGDPDDPAYREVMVRWFQFGAFSPLMRLHGFREPGMPLGPAMTGGPNEVWSYGEEAGAILEAYLRLRERLKPYVLRVMREAHEEGLPVMRPLFLEFPEDERTWSVDDAYLFGRDVLVAPVLEAGARSWTVYLPAGARWADAWSGETYEGGRSVTVDAPLERIPVFLRDGATLPIAE